Proteins co-encoded in one Desulfatiglans sp. genomic window:
- a CDS encoding 5'-methylthioadenosine/S-adenosylhomocysteine nucleosidase: MHESPLICLVVATLMEAEPFIRILDMKEIEKRPFFIFEGKEIILGISGIGKANAVMCTVYCCMKYQPKIILNAGAAGAVDETHEVGSIFQIKKTIEPDRPHLRSNTPWVQTPNTIDGFENAALATQDKPIHDVETFKELSAVADLVDMEGAAVLQAAKRFNKKCLLFKFVSDSPLHAGQGQIIENIKMHIAAFCEYVSGNVIQGLENKRDPL, translated from the coding sequence ATGCATGAGAGCCCTTTAATATGTCTGGTTGTGGCTACACTTATGGAGGCGGAACCCTTCATAAGGATCCTTGATATGAAAGAGATTGAAAAGAGGCCATTTTTTATTTTTGAGGGAAAAGAGATCATCCTTGGGATATCAGGCATTGGAAAGGCAAATGCCGTCATGTGTACTGTTTATTGCTGTATGAAATATCAACCAAAAATTATCCTTAATGCCGGTGCAGCCGGTGCAGTTGATGAAACACATGAGGTTGGGAGTATCTTCCAGATTAAAAAGACAATAGAACCAGACCGGCCCCATCTTAGGTCAAACACTCCGTGGGTCCAGACACCTAATACTATCGATGGTTTTGAAAATGCTGCTCTCGCCACACAGGATAAACCCATTCATGATGTTGAAACATTTAAAGAACTATCTGCTGTAGCCGACCTGGTAGATATGGAGGGGGCCGCAGTATTACAGGCTGCAAAGAGATTCAATAAAAAGTGCCTGCTTTTCAAGTTCGTGAGCGACTCCCCGCTTCATGCCGGACAGGGACAGATTATAGAAAATATCAAAATGCACATCGCCGCTTTCTGTGAATATGTGTCAGGCAATGTTATCCAGGGTTTAGAAAACAAAAGAGACCCCCTTTAA